In one window of Rhodanobacter sp. FDAARGOS 1247 DNA:
- a CDS encoding YceI family protein: MSPKTCRSLNTLCFAALLAFGSAASAATVKYNIDPDHTYPSFEADHMGGLSVWRGKFNHSSGTVMLDKAAGTGSVDVIVDMKSADFGQDQLNAGTQGEELFDTAKYPQAHYTGKLVDFVNGAPTRVSGQLTLHGVTHPLDLKINSFKCMPHPMFKREVCGADALATFKRDAYGMDAGKAYGFDMTVTLRIQVEAIAAPAS, from the coding sequence ATGTCACCCAAGACCTGCCGCTCGCTCAACACGCTGTGCTTCGCCGCCCTGCTCGCCTTCGGTTCGGCGGCCAGCGCCGCCACGGTCAAGTACAACATCGATCCCGACCACACCTATCCCAGCTTCGAGGCCGACCACATGGGCGGGTTGTCGGTGTGGCGCGGCAAGTTCAACCACAGCAGCGGCACGGTGATGCTGGACAAGGCCGCAGGCACCGGCTCGGTGGACGTCATCGTCGACATGAAGAGCGCCGATTTCGGCCAGGACCAGCTCAACGCCGGCACCCAGGGCGAGGAACTGTTCGACACGGCGAAGTACCCGCAGGCGCACTACACCGGCAAGCTGGTCGACTTCGTCAACGGCGCACCGACCCGGGTCAGCGGCCAGCTGACCCTGCACGGAGTCACCCATCCGCTGGACCTGAAGATCAACAGCTTCAAATGCATGCCGCACCCGATGTTCAAGCGCGAGGTCTGCGGTGCCGATGCGCTGGCTACGTTCAAGCGCGACGCGTACGGCATGGACGCAGGCAAGGCCTACGGTTTCGACATGACGGTGACCTTGCGCATCCAGGTCGAGGCGATCGCCGCACCGGCAAGCTGA
- a CDS encoding homoserine dehydrogenase, translating to MSAVLAEPALLPRPESAPAIAVVLLGTGVVGGALLKLLNTSSASALRLVGAANSRRQQTEPARLAQRNLREQLNQHGAPRDDAGLLAALDASGAPVRVIIDATASATLATRHAEWLAQGYHVVTANKALAGGELSGWRALQAALAQGGRYGDSATVGAGLPVLSTLRRLRHCGDALLTLEGVFSGSLSWLFNQYDGSRPFSELLREARQLGYTEPDPRSDLSGEDVARKLLIIARNAGYALGADEVQVEGLVPPSLCALDTEAFMTRLDELDAALAARCAEASSRGCVLRFLARLNQRGQARVGLTEVPLTHPAARLYGTDNQFALTTTRYNTQPLVIQGPGAGPEVTAQALLGDVLALG from the coding sequence ATGAGCGCCGTGCTGGCCGAGCCGGCCCTGCTTCCGCGGCCGGAGTCCGCGCCTGCGATCGCCGTCGTCCTGCTGGGGACCGGCGTGGTCGGCGGCGCCTTGCTGAAGCTGCTGAACACCTCGTCGGCCAGTGCCTTGCGGCTGGTCGGCGCGGCCAATTCGCGGCGCCAGCAGACCGAGCCGGCCCGGCTGGCCCAGCGCAACCTGCGCGAACAGCTGAACCAGCACGGCGCACCACGCGACGATGCCGGCCTGCTGGCGGCGCTGGACGCCAGCGGCGCGCCGGTCAGGGTGATCATCGACGCCACCGCCAGCGCGACCCTGGCCACGCGCCATGCCGAGTGGCTGGCGCAGGGCTACCACGTGGTCACCGCCAACAAGGCGCTGGCCGGCGGCGAGCTGTCCGGCTGGCGCGCGCTGCAGGCCGCGCTGGCGCAAGGGGGGCGCTATGGCGACTCGGCCACCGTGGGCGCCGGCCTGCCGGTGCTGTCGACGTTGCGCCGGCTGCGCCATTGCGGCGACGCCTTGCTGACCCTGGAAGGCGTCTTCTCCGGTTCGCTGTCGTGGCTGTTCAACCAGTACGACGGCAGCCGCCCGTTCTCCGAACTGCTGCGCGAGGCGCGCCAGCTTGGCTATACCGAACCCGACCCGCGCTCGGACCTGTCCGGCGAGGACGTGGCGCGCAAGCTGCTGATCATCGCCCGCAACGCGGGCTACGCCCTGGGCGCCGACGAGGTGCAGGTGGAAGGCCTGGTGCCGCCGTCCTTGTGCGCGCTGGACACCGAGGCGTTCATGACGCGGCTGGACGAGCTGGACGCCGCACTCGCCGCGCGCTGTGCCGAAGCCAGCTCGCGCGGCTGCGTGCTGCGCTTCCTCGCCCGCCTGAACCAGCGCGGCCAGGCCCGCGTCGGCCTGACCGAAGTGCCGCTCACCCATCCCGCCGCGCGGCTGTACGGCACCGACAACCAGTTCGCCCTCACCACCACCCGCTACAACACCCAGCCGCTGGTGATCCAGGGCCCGGGCGCCGGCCCGGAAGTGACCGCGCAGGCCTTGCTGGGGGACGTGCTGGCGCTGGGTTGA
- the metB gene encoding cystathionine gamma-synthase, producing MTSPAPCTRAVRAGIESDTQHGAVVPALHLSTNYSFAGFGRKRAYDYSRSGNPTRDLLGDALADLEQGVGAVVTSSGMSAVALALELVPAGATVLAAHDCYGGTWRLLDAWAKKGRFSVEFADLTDPVSLAAGLARRPALVWVETPSNPLLRITDIRHVAQAAHAVGALLVVDNTFLSPALQQPLLLGADVVVHSTTKYINGHSDVVGGAVVARDAAVAEQLKWWANCNGLTGAPFDSYLTLRGLRTLGVRLRQHQESAARIAERLEAHAAVRTVYYPGLASHAGHVLAGRQQQGFGAMLSFELDGDVAQVEAFVDGLQHFSLAESLGGVESLVAHPASMTHASMAPEARRTAGISDSLLRLSVGIEDGDDLLRDLDAGLQRAIAVKTSKRRVPA from the coding sequence ATGACCTCGCCCGCCCCCTGTACCCGCGCCGTGCGCGCCGGCATCGAAAGCGACACCCAGCACGGCGCCGTGGTGCCGGCCCTGCATCTGTCGACCAACTACAGCTTCGCCGGCTTCGGTCGCAAGCGCGCCTATGACTACTCGCGCAGCGGCAACCCCACCCGCGACCTGCTGGGCGACGCCCTGGCCGACCTGGAGCAGGGCGTGGGCGCGGTGGTGACTTCCAGCGGGATGTCGGCGGTGGCGCTGGCGCTGGAACTGGTGCCGGCCGGCGCCACCGTGCTGGCGGCGCACGACTGCTACGGCGGCACCTGGCGCCTGCTCGATGCGTGGGCGAAGAAGGGCCGCTTCAGCGTCGAGTTCGCCGACCTCACCGATCCGGTGTCGCTGGCCGCCGGCCTGGCGCGCCGCCCGGCGCTGGTGTGGGTGGAAACCCCATCCAACCCGCTGCTGCGGATCACCGACATTCGCCACGTGGCGCAGGCCGCCCATGCGGTGGGCGCCCTGCTGGTGGTGGACAACACCTTCCTGTCGCCGGCGCTGCAGCAGCCCCTGCTGCTGGGCGCGGACGTGGTGGTGCATTCGACCACCAAGTACATCAACGGCCACAGTGACGTGGTCGGCGGCGCCGTGGTGGCGCGCGACGCGGCGGTGGCCGAGCAGCTGAAGTGGTGGGCCAACTGCAACGGCCTCACCGGCGCGCCGTTCGACAGCTACCTCACCCTGCGCGGCCTGCGCACCCTGGGCGTGCGCCTGCGCCAGCACCAGGAAAGCGCCGCCCGCATCGCCGAACGCCTGGAGGCCCACGCGGCCGTGCGCACCGTCTATTACCCGGGCCTGGCCAGCCATGCCGGCCACGTGCTGGCGGGGCGCCAGCAGCAGGGCTTCGGCGCCATGCTGAGCTTCGAGCTGGACGGCGACGTGGCCCAGGTCGAGGCCTTCGTCGATGGCCTGCAACATTTCTCGCTGGCCGAATCGCTGGGCGGGGTGGAGAGCCTGGTCGCCCATCCGGCCAGCATGACCCACGCCTCGATGGCGCCGGAGGCGCGCCGCACCGCCGGCATTTCCGACAGCCTGCTGCGGCTGTCGGTGGGCATCGAGGATGGCGACGACCTGCTGCGCGATCTGGACGCGGGGCTGCAGCGCGCCATCGCCGTAAAGACGTCCAAACGCCGGGTGCCTGCATGA
- a CDS encoding APC family permease — MTQERAIRRDVGPFALMLTGLGSIIGSGWLFGAWRAAQIAGPGAIWAWVLGAAIIMTIALTYAELGAMFPESGGMVRYGHYSHGSLVGFIAAWANWIAIVSVISVEAEASAQYMSSWKWDWAKDLYHKVPGGHGELSTNGLLIAAALVIAYFLFNFWSVKLFARSNTAITLFKLIIPALTAVLLIMSGFHPENFSVGIHGELHKTDFPSILTAVAIAGIVFSFNGFQSPVNLAGEARNPGRSIPFAIVCSIALATVVYVLLQVSFIGAVPREMLANVGWHGIDFSSPFADLAIILGLQWLATLLFIDAVISPSGTGMTYTATTARMLYGMERNGTLPKILGRVHPKWGVPRPAMWVNLVVSFLFLFFFRGWGSLAAVISVATIISYLTGPVSVMTLRRTAPELNRPFRLAGLPILAGIAFIMSTELLYWAKWPLTGEIILLMVVALPVYFYYQAKAGWHDFGRQMKGAWWLVCYLPALAVVSWAGSTTFGGKGYLPYGWDLLLVAVIGLAFYLWGVKSGWRTPSVEAARMEAHDDPDAPLVPPDEETAERVTGH, encoded by the coding sequence ATGACACAAGAACGCGCGATTCGCCGCGACGTCGGCCCGTTCGCCCTGATGCTTACCGGCCTGGGCTCCATCATCGGTTCGGGCTGGTTGTTCGGCGCCTGGCGCGCCGCGCAGATCGCCGGCCCCGGTGCGATCTGGGCCTGGGTGCTGGGTGCGGCGATCATCATGACGATTGCGCTGACCTACGCGGAGCTGGGCGCGATGTTCCCCGAGTCCGGCGGCATGGTGCGCTACGGTCACTACTCGCACGGTTCGCTAGTGGGCTTCATCGCGGCGTGGGCGAACTGGATCGCGATCGTCTCGGTGATCTCGGTGGAGGCGGAAGCGTCGGCGCAGTACATGTCGTCGTGGAAGTGGGACTGGGCGAAGGACCTGTACCACAAGGTGCCCGGCGGCCACGGCGAGCTGAGCACCAATGGCCTGCTGATCGCGGCGGCGCTGGTGATCGCGTACTTCCTGTTCAACTTCTGGAGCGTGAAGCTGTTCGCCCGCTCGAACACGGCGATCACGCTGTTCAAGCTGATCATCCCCGCGCTCACCGCGGTGCTGCTGATCATGAGCGGCTTCCATCCGGAGAACTTCAGCGTCGGCATCCACGGCGAGCTGCACAAGACCGATTTCCCGTCGATCCTCACCGCAGTGGCGATCGCCGGCATCGTGTTCAGCTTCAACGGTTTCCAGAGCCCGGTGAACCTGGCCGGCGAAGCGCGCAATCCGGGTCGCAGCATTCCGTTCGCGATCGTCTGCTCGATCGCGCTGGCCACCGTGGTCTACGTGCTGCTGCAGGTCTCGTTCATCGGCGCGGTGCCGCGCGAGATGCTGGCCAACGTGGGCTGGCACGGCATCGACTTCTCGTCGCCGTTCGCCGACCTGGCGATCATCCTGGGCCTGCAGTGGCTGGCAACCCTGCTGTTCATCGACGCGGTGATCAGCCCCAGCGGCACCGGCATGACCTACACCGCCACCACCGCGCGCATGCTCTACGGCATGGAGCGCAACGGCACGCTGCCGAAGATCCTGGGCCGCGTGCATCCGAAGTGGGGCGTGCCGCGTCCGGCGATGTGGGTGAACCTGGTGGTGTCGTTCCTGTTCCTGTTCTTCTTCCGCGGCTGGGGTTCGCTGGCGGCGGTGATCTCGGTGGCGACGATCATCTCCTACCTCACCGGTCCGGTCAGCGTGATGACGCTGCGTCGCACCGCGCCGGAGCTCAACCGCCCGTTCCGGCTGGCCGGCCTGCCGATCCTGGCCGGCATCGCCTTCATCATGTCGACCGAGCTGCTGTACTGGGCGAAGTGGCCGCTGACCGGCGAGATCATCCTGCTGATGGTGGTCGCGCTGCCGGTGTACTTCTACTACCAGGCCAAGGCCGGCTGGCACGACTTCGGCCGCCAGATGAAGGGCGCCTGGTGGCTGGTCTGCTACCTGCCCGCGCTGGCCGTGGTGTCGTGGGCCGGCAGCACCACCTTCGGCGGCAAGGGTTACCTGCCGTATGGCTGGGACCTGCTGCTGGTCGCGGTGATCGGCCTGGCGTTCTACCTGTGGGGCGTGAAGTCCGGCTGGCGCACGCCGTCGGTGGAAGCGGCGCGGATGGAAGCGCATGACGATCCGGATGCGCCGCTGGTGCCGCCGGACGAGGAAACCGCCGAGCGGGTCACCGGGCACTGA
- a CDS encoding DUF1304 domain-containing protein, with amino-acid sequence MSVAANIVIALIALLHLWFLVLEMFLWTRPSGRRAFGTTAEFAEQSKALAANQGLYNGFLAAGLVWGLLLGNGGAGFSVKLFFLVCVLIAGIYGGLTAARKILWFQALPALVALVLIHLV; translated from the coding sequence ATGTCCGTTGCCGCCAACATCGTGATCGCGCTGATTGCGCTGCTGCACCTGTGGTTCCTGGTGCTGGAGATGTTCCTGTGGACACGGCCGTCCGGGCGCCGCGCATTCGGCACCACGGCGGAGTTCGCCGAACAGTCGAAGGCGCTGGCAGCGAACCAGGGGCTCTACAACGGCTTCCTCGCTGCCGGACTGGTGTGGGGACTGCTGCTGGGCAACGGCGGCGCCGGCTTCAGCGTGAAGCTGTTCTTCCTCGTCTGCGTGCTGATCGCCGGCATCTACGGCGGACTGACCGCGGCGCGGAAGATCCTGTGGTTCCAGGCCCTGCCCGCGCTGGTGGCGCTGGTGTTGATCCACCTGGTCTGA
- a CDS encoding 2OG-Fe dioxygenase family protein — MTPHPDTSALHARLQRDGFAFVTAEIMRDLLPASALTDWPAFVASWNDLAPDSYLAASGRHRRRRHATFSADAGYGVRAEAHQPHYQSLHYNPLQGDILRWFEPVLPAIADGASLRRILAFCHERFGALAPQVRHWHVEVHQFRIEARADEAGEPTPEGVHRDGVDYVLVLLIDRENIERGTTTIHAADRREVGQFTLTHPLDAALVDDHRVFHGVTAVTPLDPAQAAHRDVLVVTFRRDAAPR; from the coding sequence ATGACTCCCCACCCCGACACGTCCGCCCTGCATGCCCGGCTGCAGCGCGACGGTTTTGCCTTCGTCACCGCCGAGATCATGCGAGACCTGCTGCCCGCCTCGGCGCTTACCGACTGGCCCGCCTTCGTCGCCAGCTGGAACGACCTGGCGCCGGACAGCTACCTGGCCGCCAGCGGTCGCCATCGCCGGCGCCGGCACGCCACCTTCTCCGCCGATGCTGGATACGGCGTGCGCGCCGAAGCGCACCAGCCGCATTACCAGAGCCTCCACTACAACCCGCTGCAGGGCGACATCCTGCGCTGGTTCGAGCCGGTACTGCCGGCGATCGCCGACGGCGCCAGCCTGCGCCGCATCCTCGCGTTCTGCCACGAGCGGTTCGGCGCGCTGGCGCCGCAGGTGCGCCACTGGCATGTCGAGGTGCACCAGTTCCGCATCGAGGCCCGCGCGGACGAGGCCGGCGAACCCACCCCCGAAGGCGTGCACCGCGACGGCGTCGACTACGTGCTGGTGCTGCTGATCGACCGCGAGAACATCGAGCGCGGCACCACCACCATCCACGCGGCCGATCGCCGCGAAGTCGGCCAGTTCACCCTGACCCACCCGCTGGACGCCGCCCTGGTCGACGACCACCGTGTCTTCCACGGCGTGACCGCGGTGACCCCGCTCGATCCCGCGCAAGCGGCACATCGCGACGTGCTGGTGGTGACCTTCCGGCGCGACGCCGCACCGCGCTGA
- a CDS encoding homoserine O-succinyltransferase, translating into MTFLPEARCIETRCSGAADSASPSSIEPRARLTAQRGTRRLQLSPKYGAGARAVEVSYAWHGAAGAPTVIVQGGISADRDVSAPAGAAAPGWWQELVGDGAAIDLTRCRVLAIDWLTPAQLGTASISSEDQADALAALLRELGLTQVHAFVGSSYGAMVGLAFAARHPRQLERLVLLAGAHRAHPLSTAQRSVQRGIVRLGQASGHVDEALALSRQLAITTYRGSAEFGRRFAGAPAFRDDRFHFPVEDYLEHQGRRFVERFDADRFLALSESIDLHDVAPEQVPTPTTLIGFPSDRLVPLADLCELQRRLRGPATLEVVESPYGHDAFLKEPEQLAPLLREALTL; encoded by the coding sequence ATGACCTTCCTGCCCGAAGCCCGCTGTATCGAGACGCGCTGTAGCGGCGCCGCCGACAGCGCGTCCCCGTCTTCCATCGAGCCGCGCGCCCGCCTCACCGCCCAGCGCGGCACGCGCCGGCTGCAGCTCAGCCCGAAGTACGGCGCCGGCGCGCGCGCGGTCGAGGTGAGCTATGCATGGCACGGCGCGGCAGGCGCGCCCACGGTGATCGTGCAGGGCGGCATCTCGGCCGATCGCGACGTCAGCGCCCCGGCCGGTGCGGCGGCCCCGGGCTGGTGGCAGGAGCTGGTCGGCGACGGTGCGGCGATCGACCTGACCCGCTGCCGGGTGTTGGCGATCGACTGGCTGACCCCGGCGCAACTGGGCACCGCGTCCATCTCCAGCGAAGACCAGGCCGACGCGCTGGCCGCGCTGCTGCGCGAGCTGGGCCTGACCCAGGTGCACGCCTTCGTCGGCTCGTCGTATGGCGCGATGGTGGGGCTGGCTTTCGCCGCCCGCCATCCGCGCCAGCTGGAACGGCTGGTGCTGCTGGCCGGCGCCCATCGCGCCCATCCGCTCAGCACCGCCCAGCGCAGCGTGCAGCGCGGCATCGTGCGGCTGGGCCAGGCCAGCGGCCACGTCGATGAGGCGCTGGCGCTGTCGCGGCAGCTGGCGATCACCACCTACCGCGGCAGCGCCGAGTTCGGCCGCCGATTTGCCGGCGCCCCGGCATTCCGCGACGATCGCTTCCACTTCCCGGTCGAGGACTACCTGGAACACCAGGGCCGCCGCTTCGTGGAGCGCTTCGACGCCGATCGTTTCCTCGCCCTGTCCGAGTCGATCGACCTGCACGACGTGGCGCCCGAGCAGGTGCCCACGCCGACCACGCTGATCGGCTTCCCGTCGGACCGGCTGGTGCCGCTGGCCGACCTGTGCGAACTGCAGCGTCGCCTGCGCGGGCCGGCCACGCTGGAAGTGGTCGAGTCGCCGTACGGCCACGACGCCTTCCTGAAAGAACCCGAACAACTCGCCCCCCTGCTGCGCGAAGCCCTGACCCTGTAG
- the fusA gene encoding elongation factor G translates to MARNKPLNLYRNIGIIAHIDAGKTTTTERVLYYTGKKHQIVDVHDTKEGKGSTTTDYMEQERKRGITIQSAAVSAVWKGHQINVIDTPGHVDFTIEVNRSLRVLDGAVVVFDGVAGVEPQTETNWRLADQYKVPRLCYVNKMDRIGANFAHCVKGIRERLGANALLCQVPLGSSDEFVGMADLVAGTGYIWASDDKDSVWESVPLEQLKDRLKFGSDADNAWIADLPRLREDLLESALALDDDAFEHLINTGEFDPAVLKRCIRKGTVTGELVPVLCGSSYKNKGVQQLLDAVVDYLPYPGENGGIAMVDEDGNVVGEQAVTDDAPARALAFKVINDQFGTLTFCRIYSGVIRKGDTLLNVTRGKKERVGRIVEVQADDTKEIDEVRAGDICAFVSMKDTETGDSLSDPAHPALLERMRFPDPVISVSVEPKSRNDVDKLSTALYKMVKADPSLRMEVDQETGQTVLKGMGELHLEITIDRMRTELGVEASMGKPRVSFREAFGQTVEHTYTHKKQSGGSGQFAEVKMIFEPGEPGSGVVFSDEVVGGRVPREYIPAVEHAIKTESREGQIAGYEVVDFKARLIDGKFHDVDSSALAFEIATRQCFREAQKLSKPKLLEPIMSLEVVTEATYLGDVIGDINRRRGTITDQGQKGTSAFVQGFVPLSEMFGYINFLRSATSGRGNFSMIFDHYQEVPASMVDKLMEKEAK, encoded by the coding sequence GTGGCCCGCAACAAACCCCTGAATCTGTACCGCAACATCGGCATCATCGCGCACATCGACGCGGGCAAGACCACGACCACCGAGCGCGTGCTGTATTACACCGGCAAGAAGCACCAGATCGTCGACGTGCACGACACCAAGGAAGGCAAGGGTTCCACCACCACTGACTACATGGAGCAGGAGCGCAAGCGCGGCATCACGATCCAGTCGGCCGCGGTGTCGGCGGTGTGGAAGGGCCACCAGATCAACGTCATCGACACGCCGGGACACGTCGACTTCACCATCGAGGTGAACCGCTCGCTGCGCGTGCTGGACGGCGCCGTGGTGGTGTTCGACGGCGTCGCCGGCGTGGAGCCGCAGACCGAGACCAACTGGCGCCTGGCCGACCAGTACAAGGTGCCGCGGCTGTGCTACGTCAACAAGATGGATCGCATCGGCGCCAACTTCGCGCATTGCGTGAAGGGCATCCGCGAGCGCCTCGGCGCCAACGCGCTGCTGTGCCAGGTGCCGCTGGGCAGCAGCGACGAATTCGTGGGCATGGCCGACCTGGTCGCCGGCACGGGCTACATCTGGGCCTCCGACGACAAGGACAGCGTGTGGGAGAGCGTGCCGCTGGAGCAGCTGAAAGACCGCCTGAAGTTCGGCTCCGACGCCGACAACGCGTGGATCGCCGACCTGCCCAGGCTGCGTGAGGACCTGCTGGAAAGCGCGCTGGCGCTGGACGACGACGCGTTCGAACATTTGATCAACACCGGCGAATTCGACCCGGCCGTGCTCAAGCGCTGCATCCGCAAGGGCACCGTCACCGGCGAGCTGGTGCCGGTGTTGTGCGGCTCGTCGTACAAGAACAAGGGCGTGCAGCAGTTGCTGGATGCCGTGGTCGACTACCTGCCCTACCCCGGCGAGAACGGCGGCATCGCGATGGTCGACGAGGACGGCAACGTCGTCGGCGAACAGGCGGTGACCGACGACGCGCCGGCGCGCGCGCTGGCGTTCAAGGTGATCAACGACCAGTTCGGCACGCTGACCTTCTGCCGCATCTACTCCGGCGTGATCAGGAAGGGCGACACCCTGCTCAATGTCACCCGCGGCAAGAAGGAGCGCGTGGGCCGCATCGTCGAAGTGCAGGCCGACGACACGAAAGAGATCGATGAGGTCCGCGCGGGCGACATCTGCGCCTTCGTCTCGATGAAGGACACCGAGACCGGCGACTCGCTGAGCGATCCGGCGCACCCAGCGCTGCTCGAGCGCATGCGCTTCCCCGACCCGGTGATCAGCGTGTCGGTCGAGCCGAAGAGCCGCAACGACGTCGACAAGCTGTCCACCGCGCTCTACAAGATGGTCAAGGCCGATCCGTCGCTGCGCATGGAAGTGGACCAGGAAACCGGCCAGACCGTGCTCAAGGGCATGGGCGAGCTGCACCTGGAAATCACCATCGACCGCATGCGCACCGAACTGGGCGTGGAAGCGAGCATGGGCAAGCCGCGGGTGAGCTTCCGCGAGGCATTCGGCCAGACCGTCGAGCACACCTATACGCACAAGAAGCAGAGCGGCGGCTCGGGCCAGTTCGCCGAGGTGAAGATGATCTTCGAGCCGGGCGAACCGGGCTCGGGCGTGGTGTTCTCCGACGAGGTGGTCGGCGGCCGCGTGCCCCGAGAATACATCCCCGCGGTCGAGCACGCGATCAAGACCGAATCGCGCGAAGGCCAGATCGCCGGCTACGAGGTGGTCGACTTCAAGGCACGCCTGATCGACGGCAAGTTCCATGACGTCGACTCCTCCGCGCTGGCCTTCGAGATCGCCACCCGCCAGTGCTTCCGCGAAGCGCAGAAGCTCAGCAAGCCGAAGCTGCTGGAGCCGATCATGAGCCTGGAGGTGGTCACCGAAGCGACCTACCTGGGCGACGTGATCGGCGACATCAACCGCCGCCGCGGCACCATCACCGACCAGGGCCAGAAGGGCACCTCGGCCTTCGTGCAGGGTTTCGTGCCGCTGTCGGAAATGTTCGGCTACATCAACTTCCTGCGCTCGGCCACCAGCGGCCGCGGCAACTTCTCGATGATCTTCGATCACTACCAGGAAGTGCCCGCCAGCATGGTCGACAAGCTGATGGAGAAGGAAGCGAAGTAA
- a CDS encoding M24 family metallopeptidase, with product MTSLPREAVGQRYDPALMQRARERSWDALHGIRQRMRPGISEEEAKAEAMEVFRELGCERLWHPVLVRIGANTTKAYRQASDPGVRLGENDSYFIDLGLVFDGHEGDVGDTFVIGDAPQQQACAEAARALFHEVADAWRGQGLSGQALYAFAEARAAAMGWRFNQATKGHRVGDFPHAIHKGGDLADLGAPPSRDLWILEIQIAHPTEPFGAFYEDLLSG from the coding sequence ATGACTTCACTCCCCCGCGAAGCGGTCGGCCAGCGCTACGACCCGGCACTGATGCAGCGCGCCCGCGAGCGCAGCTGGGACGCCCTGCACGGCATCCGCCAGCGCATGCGTCCGGGCATCAGCGAGGAAGAGGCCAAGGCCGAGGCGATGGAGGTGTTCCGCGAACTGGGCTGCGAGCGGCTGTGGCATCCGGTGCTGGTACGCATCGGCGCGAATACCACCAAGGCCTACCGGCAAGCCTCCGATCCTGGCGTGCGGCTGGGCGAGAACGACAGTTACTTCATCGATCTCGGCCTGGTCTTCGACGGCCATGAAGGCGATGTCGGCGACACCTTCGTGATCGGGGATGCCCCGCAACAGCAGGCCTGCGCCGAGGCGGCGCGCGCGCTGTTCCACGAGGTGGCCGACGCCTGGCGTGGCCAGGGGCTGAGCGGCCAGGCGCTGTATGCGTTCGCCGAGGCGCGCGCCGCCGCGATGGGCTGGCGCTTCAACCAGGCCACCAAGGGCCACCGGGTGGGCGACTTCCCGCACGCGATCCACAAGGGCGGCGACCTGGCCGACCTGGGCGCGCCGCCGTCACGCGACCTGTGGATACTGGAGATCCAGATCGCGCACCCCACCGAACCGTTCGGCGCGTTCTACGAGGACCTGCTGTCCGGCTGA